The Streptosporangiales bacterium genome has a window encoding:
- a CDS encoding winged helix DNA-binding domain-containing protein, producing the protein MRVIDRSERRARLGLRHRLAPGRAGTTAADAATAVLALHATDPASVYLSAAARLDGATVASIEHALYDERSVVRMLGMRRTVFVVPAPLVPVVQAACTRTVARRERTKLLTFVTQSGFTTRPERWLAGVERATVEALAARGEATAAALSSDVPELARRIVVGQGRWQGEVNASTRVLFLLAADGRIVRGRPRGSWLSTQYHWAPAESWLPGGIPDLATDTAQAELARQWLHAYGPAPADDLKWWAGWTVAETKRALAAAGTVEVESADGTGHLLADDLEPVDAPDPWIALLPALDPTGMGWTRRDWFLGPHRAALFDRAGNIGPTIWCDGRIVGGWAHRADGVVATRLLEDVGTEAGTAVEAAAARLADWMGDVRPTPRFRTPLERELAGHHS; encoded by the coding sequence ATGCGGGTGATCGACCGGTCCGAGCGTAGGGCCAGGCTGGGGCTCCGGCACCGGCTCGCTCCCGGACGGGCGGGCACGACGGCGGCCGACGCCGCCACGGCGGTGCTCGCCCTGCACGCGACGGATCCCGCGTCGGTCTACCTGTCGGCGGCGGCGCGGCTCGACGGCGCCACGGTCGCGTCGATCGAGCACGCACTCTACGACGAACGCTCCGTCGTCCGGATGCTCGGTATGCGGCGCACGGTCTTCGTCGTGCCCGCTCCGCTCGTGCCCGTGGTCCAGGCGGCGTGCACGCGCACGGTGGCGCGCAGGGAGCGCACCAAGCTGCTCACGTTCGTGACGCAGTCGGGGTTCACCACCCGCCCGGAGAGGTGGCTCGCCGGCGTCGAGCGCGCCACCGTGGAAGCGCTCGCCGCCAGGGGCGAGGCGACGGCCGCCGCGCTCTCGTCCGACGTCCCGGAGCTCGCACGCAGGATCGTCGTCGGCCAGGGCAGGTGGCAGGGCGAGGTCAACGCGTCGACGCGGGTGCTCTTCCTGCTCGCCGCCGACGGCCGCATCGTGCGCGGCCGGCCCCGGGGGTCGTGGCTGAGCACCCAGTACCACTGGGCGCCGGCGGAGTCGTGGCTCCCCGGCGGCATCCCCGACCTCGCCACCGACACCGCGCAGGCCGAGCTCGCGCGCCAGTGGTTGCACGCCTACGGTCCCGCGCCGGCCGACGACCTCAAGTGGTGGGCCGGCTGGACCGTGGCAGAGACGAAGCGGGCCCTCGCCGCCGCCGGCACCGTCGAGGTCGAGAGCGCGGACGGCACGGGCCACCTCCTCGCGGACGACCTCGAGCCCGTCGATGCGCCGGACCCATGGATCGCGTTGCTCCCCGCACTCGACCCCACCGGCATGGGATGGACCCGGCGAGACTGGTTCCTCGGCCCGCACCGCGCGGCGCTCTTCGACAGAGCGGGCAACATCGGCCCCACGATCTGGTGTGACGGCAGGATCGTCGGCGGGTGGGCCCACCGCGCCGACGGCGTGGTCGCGACCCGGCTCCTCGAGGACGTCGGCACCGAGGCCGGGACCGCGGTGGAGGCCGCGGCCGCGCGGCTCGCCGACTGGATGGGCGACGTCCGCCCCACGCCGCGCTTCCGCACCCCGCTCGAACGCGAGCTGGCTGGACATCACAGCTAG
- a CDS encoding AI-2E family transporter translates to MRLFGRRARRLPPPAAPAPPPEPPEPPARAPWALRVMSDWAWRLIVVIAFVGVVMWLLYHVKVVAIAFVIGLLVTALLYPFVAALNRHGVPRLLSTTIVFVLGLAVLAGLGVFVGTQVNSNAAALTQQVKDVVEQTETWLAEGPLRIDADQVNQLTSQLGDAINENRNRIATGAVAGLGTTVELVGGIALAAFCTFFLLLDGNGMWSWFTKRLPSASRARMNEAGEVAWRTIGHYVRGTIVIALTDAVAVTVTLLVAGVPLAVPVGVLVFLGAFVPLLGLAITGTLAVGLTLVSQGPIVAVIVLGVILLAVQAEGHVLQPIVMSRAVRVHPLAVLLSVTAGSLIAGIFGAVIAVPLVAVVNNMITAKIIDFHMPERPRLRRRRATDAGDRPVRA, encoded by the coding sequence ATGAGGCTGTTCGGACGGCGCGCGAGGCGTCTTCCTCCACCAGCGGCACCCGCACCGCCGCCCGAGCCGCCCGAGCCGCCGGCACGAGCGCCCTGGGCACTGCGTGTGATGAGCGACTGGGCCTGGCGGCTGATCGTCGTCATCGCGTTCGTCGGTGTCGTGATGTGGCTTCTTTACCACGTCAAGGTCGTCGCGATCGCGTTCGTCATCGGACTGCTCGTCACGGCGCTGCTGTACCCGTTCGTCGCCGCGCTCAACCGCCACGGCGTCCCGCGCCTGCTGTCGACGACGATCGTCTTCGTGCTCGGCCTCGCGGTGCTCGCCGGCCTCGGCGTCTTCGTCGGCACCCAGGTGAACAGCAACGCCGCCGCGCTCACCCAGCAGGTCAAGGACGTCGTCGAGCAGACCGAGACCTGGCTCGCCGAGGGCCCCCTTCGAATCGACGCCGACCAGGTGAACCAGCTGACCTCGCAGCTCGGCGACGCGATCAACGAGAACCGCAACCGCATCGCGACCGGCGCGGTCGCCGGCCTCGGCACGACCGTCGAGCTCGTCGGTGGCATCGCGCTCGCCGCGTTCTGCACGTTCTTCCTGCTGCTCGACGGCAACGGCATGTGGAGCTGGTTCACCAAGCGGCTCCCGAGCGCGTCGCGCGCACGGATGAACGAGGCGGGCGAGGTCGCATGGCGCACCATCGGGCACTATGTGCGCGGCACCATCGTCATCGCGCTCACCGACGCCGTCGCCGTCACCGTCACCCTCCTGGTGGCCGGGGTGCCTCTCGCCGTCCCCGTCGGCGTGCTGGTGTTCCTCGGTGCGTTCGTGCCGCTCCTCGGTCTCGCGATCACGGGAACCCTCGCCGTCGGGCTGACACTGGTGTCGCAGGGCCCGATCGTTGCAGTGATCGTGCTGGGGGTGATCCTCCTCGCCGTCCAGGCCGAGGGACACGTGCTCCAGCCGATCGTGATGAGCCGCGCCGTGCGCGTCCACCCGCTCGCCGTCCTGCTGTCGGTCACCGCGGGCAGCCTCATCGCGGGCATCTTCGGGGCCGTGATCGCGGTGCCGCTCGTCGCCGTGGTCAACAACATGATCACGGCCAAGATCATCGACTTCCACATGCCGGAGCGACCGCGCCTGCGACGACGAAGGGCGACCGATGCGGGTGATCGACCGGTCCGAGCGTAG
- a CDS encoding alpha/beta fold hydrolase, translating to MSRIRVGAAGALLVAAVVVPAVPAHGVHAQAAPEIDWTGPCDYADTLECGTLQVPLDHARPAGDRITLAVERHLATGSGAKLGSILVNAGGPGAAGLTFSADVARRLGPRVAERYDIVSFAPRGVGPSNPIQCFADDAAYESAWGGVQDVPLSKEEQDRSLDAAVEEATTCRDNQLELLQQMSTLDVARDLDLLRQAVGDEKLNYAGYSYGTMLGAVYANVFSQRVGRFILDGPVDPAARVSQRVENKRARAEGFEIALDGFLAACAELGAPTCAFAAGDLTPAQKFARLRDELRKGPVQAGSGEWITISTMTNAVGGVLYSRADLAEAAAGLEEMYGIVFGAQARAESTRTLRLPSITDVDPRLDQVPGTRTTPGDAYGYNGSDSFFAVNCADTRMPRNRAEYPRIATSYELTAPTFGTGEAFSEATCGFWPDVRDRYTGPWNTTTATPILIVGQTHDPATPYSMAQRMERQLGNARLLTVDGFGHCSQDSRCAQAAQAEYLLTGALPAPGARCDQDLGPLDGPAT from the coding sequence GTGAGCCGGATCAGAGTGGGTGCGGCAGGCGCGCTGCTGGTGGCGGCGGTCGTCGTGCCGGCGGTCCCGGCGCACGGAGTGCACGCCCAGGCGGCACCGGAGATCGACTGGACCGGCCCGTGCGACTACGCGGACACGCTGGAGTGCGGCACCCTCCAGGTGCCCCTCGACCACGCCAGGCCGGCGGGCGACAGGATCACCCTCGCGGTCGAGCGGCATCTGGCGACCGGTTCGGGCGCGAAGCTCGGCAGCATCCTCGTCAACGCCGGTGGACCGGGCGCCGCCGGACTCACGTTCTCCGCCGACGTCGCCAGGCGGCTCGGTCCGCGGGTGGCCGAGCGGTACGACATCGTCTCGTTCGCGCCGCGCGGGGTCGGCCCGAGCAACCCGATCCAGTGCTTCGCCGACGACGCGGCGTACGAGTCGGCCTGGGGCGGGGTGCAGGACGTCCCGCTGTCGAAGGAGGAGCAGGACCGTTCGCTCGACGCCGCGGTCGAGGAGGCCACCACGTGCCGCGACAACCAGCTCGAGCTGCTGCAGCAGATGAGCACCCTCGACGTCGCCCGTGACCTCGACCTGCTGCGCCAGGCGGTCGGCGACGAGAAGCTCAACTACGCCGGCTACTCGTACGGCACCATGCTCGGTGCGGTCTACGCGAACGTCTTCTCGCAGCGGGTGGGGCGGTTCATCCTCGACGGCCCGGTCGACCCGGCCGCACGTGTCAGCCAGCGGGTGGAGAACAAGCGGGCGCGGGCCGAGGGCTTCGAGATCGCGCTCGACGGGTTCCTCGCAGCGTGCGCCGAGCTGGGTGCACCGACGTGCGCGTTCGCCGCGGGCGACCTCACCCCCGCGCAGAAGTTCGCCCGGCTGCGCGACGAGCTGCGCAAGGGCCCGGTCCAGGCGGGCTCGGGCGAGTGGATCACGATCTCGACCATGACGAACGCCGTCGGCGGCGTCCTCTACAGCCGGGCCGACCTGGCCGAGGCAGCGGCCGGGCTCGAGGAGATGTACGGCATCGTCTTCGGCGCGCAGGCGCGGGCGGAGAGCACGCGCACTCTGCGGCTGCCGTCGATCACGGACGTCGACCCGAGGCTCGACCAGGTTCCGGGCACGCGCACGACGCCGGGCGACGCGTACGGCTACAACGGCAGCGACAGCTTCTTCGCCGTCAACTGCGCCGACACTCGGATGCCCCGCAACCGCGCGGAGTACCCGCGCATCGCCACGTCGTACGAGCTGACAGCGCCGACGTTCGGCACGGGGGAGGCCTTCAGCGAGGCCACGTGCGGCTTCTGGCCTGACGTCCGCGACCGCTACACCGGCCCCTGGAACACCACGACGGCCACCCCGATCCTCATCGTCGGCCAGACGCACGACCCCGCGACTCCGTACAGCATGGCGCAGCGGATGGAGCGGCAGCTCGGCAACGCGCGGCTGCTGACCGTCGACGGGTTCGGGCACTGCTCGCAGGACAGCAGGTGCGCGCAGGCGGCCCAGGCCGAGTACCTGCTGACCGGCGCGCTCCCCGCGCCCGGCGCCCGCTGCGACCAGGACCTCGGTCCGCTCGACGGCCCCGCGACCTGA